One window of Bacteroidales bacterium genomic DNA carries:
- a CDS encoding DUF4249 domain-containing protein — translation MPVNRFVIIGLIVLLCHSCIESYNPVINETQEVMVIEGMISDRPGIYQVAVSVSTPYNNPVYRPVKGCVVTVQDNEGNTEFYAESMQEDGIYEAWLDESFLSVGKSYAVQVITPSNEVYASDYDTLLACPPIDSLYWVEKVSSGEDPDESWYGIQFYNDVRGQQGGSRNYRWKAIATWEYHSPFTAQYVRYRGENIPYIRDTVSTCYMTETITSVYAASTQLLSENNIYQNKLHYVSTQTPRLTERYNLLVEQHSLTDQAYEYWQKLAAQSASSGSLYETQPSSSLGNIYNVNSDYEKVLGCFYATQIRDDRIVVDKTDLSFPVSGYTCVLDTLVDNSKFMYDEYYYLYSLALIGPGPPWLWAQKSCFDCTLRGGSNKIPDFW, via the coding sequence ATGCCAGTGAATAGATTTGTTATCATCGGGCTGATTGTACTGCTTTGCCACTCCTGCATAGAGTCTTATAATCCCGTGATCAATGAGACCCAGGAGGTGATGGTCATTGAAGGGATGATCAGCGACAGGCCAGGGATATACCAGGTTGCCGTCTCTGTTTCCACTCCCTATAATAATCCTGTCTACAGACCTGTTAAAGGATGCGTGGTGACGGTACAGGATAATGAAGGGAACACGGAGTTTTATGCGGAAAGCATGCAGGAGGACGGGATTTATGAAGCCTGGCTGGACGAGTCCTTCCTGTCAGTGGGTAAATCATACGCGGTTCAGGTGATCACTCCGTCCAATGAGGTATATGCATCCGATTACGACACCCTTCTGGCCTGCCCACCCATCGATTCCCTGTATTGGGTGGAGAAAGTTTCCAGTGGGGAGGACCCGGACGAGAGCTGGTACGGAATTCAGTTTTATAACGATGTAAGGGGCCAGCAGGGGGGCTCCCGGAATTACAGATGGAAGGCCATTGCCACCTGGGAATATCATTCGCCCTTCACGGCTCAATATGTCCGCTACCGGGGAGAGAACATTCCTTATATCAGAGATACGGTTTCCACCTGCTACATGACCGAGACTATCACAAGCGTTTATGCCGCTTCCACCCAGTTGCTCTCGGAAAACAATATTTATCAGAATAAGCTGCACTATGTATCCACCCAGACACCGAGGCTGACCGAGCGCTACAATCTGCTGGTGGAACAGCACTCTCTCACCGACCAGGCCTATGAGTACTGGCAAAAGCTGGCAGCCCAGTCGGCAAGCTCAGGCAGTCTGTATGAGACCCAGCCATCAAGCAGTCTGGGTAATATCTATAATGTGAACTCGGACTATGAAAAAGTCCTGGGCTGCTTTTATGCCACACAGATCCGGGATGACCGCATTGTAGTGGATAAGACGGATCTGAGTTTCCCCGTCAGCGGGTATACCTGCGTGCTGGATACCCTGGTGGACAACAGCAAGTTCATGTATGATGAATACTATTACCTCTATTCGCTCGCTCTGATTGGACCGGGACCGCCATGGCTCTGGGCCCAGAAAAGCTGTTTTGACTGTACTTTGCGTGGAGGAAGCAATAAAATACCCGACTTCTGGTAA
- a CDS encoding ubiquinone/menaquinone biosynthesis methyltransferase, whose translation MEQQKDYPLHDFYKDIHRTYDRVNRIFTFGRDRSWRRKAASELLQSHPQRVLDLCTGTGDFLLELARQSHPSDKELVLTGFDFSREMLREARRKQGELQESISLPSINFLEGDAGEMVFEDGHFDSIGITFGLRNLVYENSRAFRHLSEIYRVLRTGGQLVVLESSKPKSPLWRVFNDFYLRFILPYLGGFISGNLKAYKYLASSSKNYYTIGEMKMILDVAGFKLIRSKSFFLGSVMLLVLEKR comes from the coding sequence ATGGAGCAGCAGAAAGACTATCCACTGCACGATTTTTACAAGGATATTCACAGGACCTACGACCGGGTGAACAGGATATTTACCTTCGGGAGAGACCGGTCCTGGCGAAGAAAGGCGGCCAGTGAACTTTTACAGAGCCATCCACAACGGGTGCTGGATCTTTGCACCGGTACGGGCGATTTTCTACTCGAACTGGCCCGGCAATCGCATCCAAGTGACAAAGAGCTTGTGCTTACCGGCTTTGATTTCAGCAGAGAGATGCTCAGAGAGGCCCGGCGGAAGCAGGGCGAACTTCAAGAAAGCATCAGCCTTCCCTCCATAAACTTCCTGGAGGGAGATGCCGGAGAGATGGTTTTTGAGGATGGCCATTTCGACTCCATAGGGATCACCTTTGGACTCAGGAACCTGGTCTACGAAAATTCCAGGGCTTTCAGACACCTTTCGGAGATATACAGGGTGCTTCGAACAGGCGGACAGCTGGTGGTGCTGGAGAGCAGTAAACCGAAAAGTCCGCTCTGGAGAGTTTTTAACGATTTCTACCTTCGTTTTATACTACCTTACCTGGGGGGATTTATATCGGGCAACCTGAAGGCCTATAAATACCTGGCCAGTTCTTCCAAAAACTACTATACGATCGGTGAAATGAAAATGATCCTGGATGTGGCCGGATTTAAGTTGATCCGGAGTAAATCCTTTTTCCTGGGATCGGTGATGTTGCTGGTACTGGAAAAGAGATAG
- a CDS encoding chorismate-binding protein, which produces MNKGLIAIHNAAISKNLPFVTFRLPQHEHSLTYIQTTPGNLEGFSIRDISGETGFIMAPFDIRNGHRYILIKPDLVIDGDKITRETIRTVEELDSRPPPEWNGPAPVVTGREAYMEQVDAIKSSIATGAFQKAVLSRIRLVKGDHRRIVPRLFQAMCRRHPNAFTYLFKSDEHFWLGASPEPLLRLREKKFSTVSLAGTRPYAEKHLDINKWTAKEVLEQEYVTRYIHDVLRAFGVKDYRVSSPYVKKAGNLLHLRTDFSLDFARLNGRLWEFVEAMHPTPAVAGQPKEDAISFIKQLEPHDRDYYTGFLGPILPHGEIDLFVNLRCMKIRPGYISLYIGGGITLESDPAEEWSETHLKALSLLKIMSTYIKIEE; this is translated from the coding sequence ATGAACAAAGGTCTGATAGCTATTCATAACGCCGCCATTTCCAAAAATCTCCCTTTTGTTACCTTTCGCCTGCCCCAGCACGAACACTCCCTGACCTATATACAAACCACTCCCGGAAATCTGGAGGGCTTCAGTATCCGGGATATTTCCGGAGAGACCGGTTTTATCATGGCCCCCTTTGATATACGGAACGGCCACCGCTATATACTGATTAAACCCGACCTGGTGATCGATGGAGATAAGATTACCCGGGAGACCATCCGGACCGTGGAGGAACTTGATTCCAGGCCTCCTCCGGAATGGAATGGACCTGCTCCTGTGGTGACTGGGAGGGAGGCTTATATGGAGCAGGTGGATGCCATTAAATCTTCCATTGCCACCGGCGCCTTTCAAAAGGCTGTGCTTTCCCGGATCAGGTTGGTGAAGGGTGATCATAGGAGGATTGTACCCAGACTCTTCCAGGCCATGTGCAGAAGACATCCCAATGCCTTTACTTATCTTTTCAAAAGCGATGAACACTTCTGGCTGGGCGCTTCACCCGAGCCACTGCTCAGGCTCCGGGAGAAAAAGTTTTCCACGGTGTCGCTGGCCGGAACCAGGCCCTATGCCGAGAAACACCTGGATATCAACAAGTGGACTGCCAAGGAGGTGCTGGAGCAGGAATATGTAACCCGCTACATTCATGATGTCCTGAGAGCTTTCGGAGTGAAAGACTACCGGGTAAGCTCCCCCTATGTGAAGAAGGCGGGGAACCTTCTGCACCTTCGAACCGATTTTTCCCTCGACTTTGCCAGGTTAAATGGCAGACTGTGGGAGTTTGTGGAAGCCATGCATCCCACACCGGCTGTGGCGGGTCAGCCCAAGGAGGATGCTATCAGCTTTATTAAGCAGCTGGAACCCCACGACCGGGACTATTATACCGGATTCCTGGGTCCCATCCTGCCTCACGGTGAGATCGACCTGTTTGTAAACCTGCGGTGCATGAAGATTAGGCCCGGGTATATCTCACTTTACATCGGAGGGGGGATCACCCTGGAATCGGATCCGGCTGAAGAGTGGAGCGAGACACACCTGAAGGCACTCTCCCTGTTGAAGATCATGAGTACCTACATAAAAATTGAAGAGTAA
- a CDS encoding PaaI family thioesterase: MTIDQINRACKETFMELLGIVFTRATESSLEAMMPITPKLYQPMEVVHGGALISLAESVGSAASYLLVDPDQFIVLGSVVNSQHIAPARKGTLFAKATLLVKADFKHIWDVTIKDDQGKLISISRVTNSIKPRKPEAEG; the protein is encoded by the coding sequence ATGACTATTGATCAAATTAACAGGGCCTGTAAAGAGACCTTTATGGAGCTGCTCGGAATTGTGTTTACCAGGGCTACCGAGAGCAGTCTGGAGGCCATGATGCCCATTACCCCAAAGCTATACCAGCCCATGGAAGTGGTGCATGGTGGAGCCCTGATCTCTCTGGCGGAAAGCGTGGGAAGTGCCGCATCCTACCTGCTGGTGGATCCGGATCAGTTTATTGTTCTGGGCAGTGTGGTCAACAGCCAGCATATTGCCCCTGCCAGGAAGGGGACTCTTTTTGCAAAAGCCACCCTGCTGGTAAAAGCTGATTTCAAACATATCTGGGATGTGACAATTAAAGATGATCAGGGCAAACTTATTTCAATCAGCCGCGTTACCAATAGTATTAAACCAAGAAAGCCGGAAGCAGAAGGCTGA